The Desmonostoc muscorum LEGE 12446 genome includes a region encoding these proteins:
- a CDS encoding TerC family protein → MLDRIFDYLHFHFSVEAPIVLLILIFLEAVLSADNAIALAAIAQGLEDKELERKALNFGLVVAYVLRITLILTATWVQKYWQFELLGAAYLLWLVFQHFTSEEAKDDHHHGPRFNSLLQAIPVIAFTDLAFSLDSVTTAIAVSQEKWLVLTGATIGIITLRFMAGLFIRWLDEYENLEDAGYVTVALVGLRLFLKVVNDNLVPPEWVMITAIFLILGWGFSKRVGIESPQAEIPQPEPEKTEVPK, encoded by the coding sequence ATGCTAGACCGAATTTTTGATTACCTCCACTTTCATTTCAGCGTTGAAGCGCCGATAGTCCTACTGATCCTGATATTTTTAGAGGCGGTGCTATCTGCTGACAATGCCATCGCCCTGGCTGCCATCGCCCAAGGGCTAGAAGACAAAGAACTTGAGCGTAAAGCTTTAAACTTTGGTTTAGTTGTTGCCTATGTGCTGAGAATTACCTTGATTCTGACTGCCACTTGGGTGCAAAAATACTGGCAATTTGAATTATTGGGTGCTGCCTACCTTCTATGGCTGGTATTTCAACACTTTACCTCAGAAGAAGCCAAGGACGATCATCATCACGGGCCGCGTTTTAATTCCTTATTGCAAGCAATTCCTGTAATTGCATTTACAGATTTAGCATTTTCGTTGGATAGTGTGACAACTGCGATCGCCGTTTCTCAAGAAAAATGGCTAGTACTTACGGGTGCAACAATTGGGATTATTACGCTGCGATTCATGGCGGGATTGTTTATCCGTTGGCTAGACGAATATGAAAATCTAGAAGATGCAGGTTATGTAACTGTAGCTTTAGTGGGCTTGCGACTGTTCTTAAAAGTGGTTAACGATAATTTAGTGCCACCAGAATGGGTAATGATTACTGCCATCTTCCTAATTTTAGGCTGGGGATTTTCCAAGCGTGTTGGCATCGAATCACCTCAAGCAGAAATACCCCAACCAGAACCAGAAAAAACTGAAGTACCGAAGTGA
- the ndk gene encoding nucleoside-diphosphate kinase, producing the protein MERTFLAIKPDGVQRKLVGEVIRRFETKGFTLVGLKFLKVSRELAEQHYDVHKERPFFGSLVEFITSAPVVAMVWEGDGVVAAARKIIGATNPLTAEPGTIRGDFGINIGRNLIHGSDAQETAQREIALWFKDEELVNWQPHLTPWLHE; encoded by the coding sequence TTGGAACGCACATTCCTAGCAATTAAGCCTGACGGAGTACAACGCAAATTAGTCGGTGAAGTTATCCGTCGCTTTGAAACGAAAGGTTTTACCCTAGTTGGTTTAAAGTTCCTGAAAGTCAGTCGGGAATTGGCTGAACAACATTACGATGTTCACAAGGAACGTCCCTTTTTTGGTAGCTTAGTCGAATTTATCACTTCCGCGCCGGTGGTGGCGATGGTGTGGGAAGGAGATGGCGTCGTTGCAGCTGCGAGAAAAATCATTGGTGCAACAAACCCGTTAACAGCCGAACCGGGAACAATTCGCGGCGATTTTGGCATTAATATTGGGCGTAACCTAATCCACGGTTCCGATGCTCAAGAAACCGCCCAACGCGAAATTGCCCTGTGGTTTAAGGATGAAGAATTAGTCAATTGGCAACCGCACTTAACACCCTGGTTGCACGAGTAG